The proteins below come from a single Etheostoma spectabile isolate EspeVRDwgs_2016 chromosome 4, UIUC_Espe_1.0, whole genome shotgun sequence genomic window:
- the faim2b gene encoding fas apoptotic inhibitory molecule 2b isoform X1, protein MKKGKQVGDDNEPPSYQEVTAGYGEMEAQFAWDDKTIRRTFIRKVYAILMVQLFVTVAIVALFSFCAPVRFYIQTHPGLYMTSYLMFLATYIALSCCGELRRQFPWNIILLVLFTLSMAFMMGFVSSFYNTKSVVLCLGITSLVCLSVTIFSFQSKIDVTSFQGVLFSMCMVMLLCAITLSIVVPFGYVPWLHALYAVGGAILFTLFLAFDTQMLLGNKRYSISPEEYIFATLSLYLDIIYLFSFLLQIVGGGRE, encoded by the exons ATGAAGAAGGGAAAG CAGGTGGGTGATGACAATGAGCCCCCCAGTTATCAGGAGGTAACTGCAG GCTATGGGGAGATGGAGGCCCAGTTCGCCTGGGACGACAAGACCATCAGACGGACCTTCATCAGGAAG GTCTACGCCATTCTCATGGTCCAGCTGTTCGTGACAGTGGCAATTGTTGCTCTCTTCTCATTTTG CGCACCTGTAAGGTTTTATATCCAGACTCATCCAGGCTTGTACATGACATCTTA TCTCATGTTCTTAGCCACCTACATCGCACTGTCCTGCTGTGGAGAGCTGAG GAGGCAGTTTCCTTGGAATATCATTTTGTTAGTTCTCTTT ACTTTGAGCATGGCCTTCATGATGGGATTTGTGTCAAG ctTTTACAACACCAAATCAGtggttctgtgtctgggaatcaCATCTCTGGTGTGTCTTTCTGTCACCATCTTCAGCTTCCAAAGCAAG ATTGACGTCACATCCTTTCAGGGCGTTCTGTTTTCTATGTGCATGGTCATGCTACTCTGTGCCATCACCTTGTCCATTGTCGTCCCTTTTGGATAT GTTCCCTGGTTACATGCCCTTTATGCTGTGGGAGGAGCCATTCTCTTCACTCTG TTCCTGGCATTTGACACCCAGATGCTATTGGGAAACAAGCGCTACTCCATAAGTCCAGAGGAATATATTTTTGCCACCCTCAGCCTCTACCTGGACATCATCTACTTGTTCAGCTTCCTGTTACAGATCGTGGGAGGAGGCCGCGAGTAA
- the faim2b gene encoding fas apoptotic inhibitory molecule 2b isoform X2 — translation MKKGKVGDDNEPPSYQEVTAGYGEMEAQFAWDDKTIRRTFIRKVYAILMVQLFVTVAIVALFSFCAPVRFYIQTHPGLYMTSYLMFLATYIALSCCGELRRQFPWNIILLVLFTLSMAFMMGFVSSFYNTKSVVLCLGITSLVCLSVTIFSFQSKIDVTSFQGVLFSMCMVMLLCAITLSIVVPFGYVPWLHALYAVGGAILFTLFLAFDTQMLLGNKRYSISPEEYIFATLSLYLDIIYLFSFLLQIVGGGRE, via the exons ATGAAGAAGGGAAAG GTGGGTGATGACAATGAGCCCCCCAGTTATCAGGAGGTAACTGCAG GCTATGGGGAGATGGAGGCCCAGTTCGCCTGGGACGACAAGACCATCAGACGGACCTTCATCAGGAAG GTCTACGCCATTCTCATGGTCCAGCTGTTCGTGACAGTGGCAATTGTTGCTCTCTTCTCATTTTG CGCACCTGTAAGGTTTTATATCCAGACTCATCCAGGCTTGTACATGACATCTTA TCTCATGTTCTTAGCCACCTACATCGCACTGTCCTGCTGTGGAGAGCTGAG GAGGCAGTTTCCTTGGAATATCATTTTGTTAGTTCTCTTT ACTTTGAGCATGGCCTTCATGATGGGATTTGTGTCAAG ctTTTACAACACCAAATCAGtggttctgtgtctgggaatcaCATCTCTGGTGTGTCTTTCTGTCACCATCTTCAGCTTCCAAAGCAAG ATTGACGTCACATCCTTTCAGGGCGTTCTGTTTTCTATGTGCATGGTCATGCTACTCTGTGCCATCACCTTGTCCATTGTCGTCCCTTTTGGATAT GTTCCCTGGTTACATGCCCTTTATGCTGTGGGAGGAGCCATTCTCTTCACTCTG TTCCTGGCATTTGACACCCAGATGCTATTGGGAAACAAGCGCTACTCCATAAGTCCAGAGGAATATATTTTTGCCACCCTCAGCCTCTACCTGGACATCATCTACTTGTTCAGCTTCCTGTTACAGATCGTGGGAGGAGGCCGCGAGTAA